One genomic region from Populus nigra chromosome 8, ddPopNigr1.1, whole genome shotgun sequence encodes:
- the LOC133700715 gene encoding uncharacterized protein LOC133700715 isoform X2 gives MLTNVEQLVLNVDSKDVLERKLEDSPSASVSNSPTQNSRPSSMVVKKAHTIIPAHLVAEAISTIRGLDLRWSGPITLSEMQYVRQYVLAKYPQYCNGIVADGDSTFNLTNLCIDEESSKTTPDSKRGLPKSFGARESTPKFTRSLSDLDKTQLEPSRLVDILNKKTSFQGNFISIPEIQVQNRALKHCGLSEADYLVIFMPNYRDAMVIIGESYPFFRGNYYMTIIEEENDMIREFATSKESKVIPMPETWLDLRIKGSQLSQYFRRKCKHIPKGLFSYPAIVNETRYSMHWISEAHRNSWHVLLDATGLVSGEERLALALHRPDFVLCTLDNTHAQPSKITCLLVRKLSFDTSTSLD, from the exons ATGTTGACTAATGTAGAACAGCTGGTGCTAAATGTAGATTCCAAG GATGTGctagaaagaaaacttgaagatTCACCCTCAGCTTCTGTTTCCAATTCACCAACACAGAATAGCAGACCAAGCAGCATGGTTGTAAAG AAGGCACACACCATAATTCCAGCTCATTTGGTAGCCGAAGCCATATCAACGATCCGTGGCCTTGACCTGAGATGGTCCGGACCAATAACACTCAGTGAAATGCAATATGTGAGGCAGTATGTTCTTGCAAAGTATCCTCAATATTGCAATGGTATTGTGGCAGATGGAGATAGCACATTTAATCTTACCAATCTCTGCATCGATGAGGAATCGTCTAAAACCACACCAGACAGCAAGCGCGGTCTCCCCAAGAGTTTTGGCGCTAGAGAGTCCACTCCTAAATTCACTCGCAGCCTATCTGATCTTGACAAAACACAACTGGAGCCTTCAAGACTAGTAGATATTCTTAACAAGAAAACTTCTTTTCAAGGCAACTTCATCTCAATCCCAGAAATTCAAGTGCAAAATAGAGCCCTGAAACATTGTGGCCTAAGCGAAGCTGATTACTTGGTCATTTTCATGCCCAACTACAGGGATGCTATGGTGATAATTGGAGAGAGCTACCCTTTCTTCAGAGGTAATTACTACATGACAATAATCGAGGAAGAAAATGACATGATACGTGAATTTGCTACTAGTAAAGAATCAAAGGTTATTCCAATGCCAGAAACTTGGTTGGACCTAAGGATTAAAGGATCACAACTTAGCCAATACTTTAGGAGGAAATGCAAGCACATCCCAAAGGGCCTTTTCTCTTATCCTGCTATTGTCAATGAGACCAGATATTCTATGCATTGGATATCCGAGGCCCACAGAAATTCATGGCATGTTCTCCTCGACGCCACAGGCTTGGTTTCCGGTGAGGAGAGATTGGCCCTTGCACTCCACCGGCCCGACTTCGTGTTATGTACACTTGATAATACACATGCCCAGCCATCAAAAATCACCTGCCTCTTGGTTAGAAAATTATCATTTGATACTTCTACATCCTTGGACTAG
- the LOC133700716 gene encoding uncharacterized protein LOC133700716 isoform X1, translating to MVCRSVLRSVLTTEAWMMMMMIPPLHPNRAIIYSFSPARTVGFSSSKTTSIRAPESHYFGRTKPALVNCFSSYNNEGDEDQEPPQEAVLKAISEVSKTQARVGQTTNVVIGGTVADDSTDEWLALDKKVNSYPTVRGFTAIGTGGDDFVRAMVIAVESAIQQPIPEGQVRQKVSSRGKYVSVNIGPVQVVSSEQVFLPLKHIKDSDEISSVAFYWKAKGKGKKG from the exons atggtgtgCAGGAGTGTGTTGCGTTCCGTTTTGACAACAGAAGcatggatgatgatgatgatgataccaccTCTCCATCCAAACCGAGCCATCATCTATTCTTTCTCACCAGCAAGAACCGTTGGATTTTCAAGCAGTAAAACAACAAGCATTAGGGCTCCAGAGTCTCATTACTTTGGAAGAACAAAACCAGCTCTTGTTAATTGTTTCAGCTCTTATAACAATGAAGGCGACGAGGATCAAGAACCCCCTCAAGAAGCTGTGCTTAAAGCTATTTCTG AGGTGTCAAAGACACAAGCGAGGGTTGGACAAACCACAAATGTTGTTATTGGCGGTACGGTAGCAGATGATTCCACTGATGAATGGCTTGCTTTGGATAAGAAG GTAAACTCGTATCCAACAGTTAGAGGATTTACTGCAATTGGTACAGGAGGTGATGATTTTGTGCGAGCTATGGTTATTGCTGTTGAATCTGCAATTCAACAACCAATCCCTGAG GGTCAAGTGAGGCAGAAAGTATCTTCGAGGGGCAAATATGTGTCAGTCAACATTGGTCCTGTTCAAGTTGTATCTAGCGAGCAGGTCTTTCTTCCTCTCAAGCACATAAAAGATAGTGATGAAATATCATCTGTTGCTTTTTACTGGAAagcaaaaggaaagggaaaaaaaggctga
- the LOC133700715 gene encoding uncharacterized protein LOC133700715 isoform X1, producing MGPNLISGLTGDCFHYSGQVKDVLERKLEDSPSASVSNSPTQNSRPSSMVVKKAHTIIPAHLVAEAISTIRGLDLRWSGPITLSEMQYVRQYVLAKYPQYCNGIVADGDSTFNLTNLCIDEESSKTTPDSKRGLPKSFGARESTPKFTRSLSDLDKTQLEPSRLVDILNKKTSFQGNFISIPEIQVQNRALKHCGLSEADYLVIFMPNYRDAMVIIGESYPFFRGNYYMTIIEEENDMIREFATSKESKVIPMPETWLDLRIKGSQLSQYFRRKCKHIPKGLFSYPAIVNETRYSMHWISEAHRNSWHVLLDATGLVSGEERLALALHRPDFVLCTLDNTHAQPSKITCLLVRKLSFDTSTSLD from the exons ATGGGTCCCAATCTGATATCAG GCCTTACAGGGGACTGCTTCCACTACAGTGGTCAAGTCAAG GATGTGctagaaagaaaacttgaagatTCACCCTCAGCTTCTGTTTCCAATTCACCAACACAGAATAGCAGACCAAGCAGCATGGTTGTAAAG AAGGCACACACCATAATTCCAGCTCATTTGGTAGCCGAAGCCATATCAACGATCCGTGGCCTTGACCTGAGATGGTCCGGACCAATAACACTCAGTGAAATGCAATATGTGAGGCAGTATGTTCTTGCAAAGTATCCTCAATATTGCAATGGTATTGTGGCAGATGGAGATAGCACATTTAATCTTACCAATCTCTGCATCGATGAGGAATCGTCTAAAACCACACCAGACAGCAAGCGCGGTCTCCCCAAGAGTTTTGGCGCTAGAGAGTCCACTCCTAAATTCACTCGCAGCCTATCTGATCTTGACAAAACACAACTGGAGCCTTCAAGACTAGTAGATATTCTTAACAAGAAAACTTCTTTTCAAGGCAACTTCATCTCAATCCCAGAAATTCAAGTGCAAAATAGAGCCCTGAAACATTGTGGCCTAAGCGAAGCTGATTACTTGGTCATTTTCATGCCCAACTACAGGGATGCTATGGTGATAATTGGAGAGAGCTACCCTTTCTTCAGAGGTAATTACTACATGACAATAATCGAGGAAGAAAATGACATGATACGTGAATTTGCTACTAGTAAAGAATCAAAGGTTATTCCAATGCCAGAAACTTGGTTGGACCTAAGGATTAAAGGATCACAACTTAGCCAATACTTTAGGAGGAAATGCAAGCACATCCCAAAGGGCCTTTTCTCTTATCCTGCTATTGTCAATGAGACCAGATATTCTATGCATTGGATATCCGAGGCCCACAGAAATTCATGGCATGTTCTCCTCGACGCCACAGGCTTGGTTTCCGGTGAGGAGAGATTGGCCCTTGCACTCCACCGGCCCGACTTCGTGTTATGTACACTTGATAATACACATGCCCAGCCATCAAAAATCACCTGCCTCTTGGTTAGAAAATTATCATTTGATACTTCTACATCCTTGGACTAG
- the LOC133701130 gene encoding uncharacterized protein LOC133701130 — protein sequence MGPIVLTQLATGLSVLAGAVLVKSVMDQKPMAGPLCPSCNGTGRVACLCSRWSDGDAGCRACSGSGRMACSSCGGTGTGRPIPVQISMRSPNRPPS from the coding sequence ATGGGACCGATCGTTCTGACCCAGTTGGCCACGGGTCTTAGTGTGCTAGCCGGGGCTGTTCTGGTCAAATCGGTTATGGACCAGAAGCCCATGGCCGGCCCGTTGTGCCCATCTTGCAACGGGACGGGTCGGGTCGCATGTCTTTGTTCTCGTTGGTCCGATGGAGATGCTGGTTGCCGGGCTTGTTCCGGTTCGGGTCGCATGGCTTGTAGTAGCTGCGGAGGGACTGGTACCGGTCGGCCTATTCCGGTTCAAATCTCTATGCGGTCACCGAACCGTCCTCCATCTTGA
- the LOC133700758 gene encoding arabinogalactan O-methyltransferase 1-like — protein sequence MKRPQFTPEKSCLLAVALSGLIIGAFLFSNLIRSVDNISSFGLCSLASAKARAAADYDATPTQLQSILHYATSKIVPQQSLAEISVTFDVLKTRSPCNFLVFGLGFDSLMWTSLNPHGTTLFLEEDPKWVQTIVRKAPTLNAHTVQYRTQLQEANNLLKTYRSEPLCSPGKAYLRGNYKCKLALTGLPDEVYDKEWDLIMIDAPRGYFPEAPGRMAAIFSAVVMARGRKGSGVTHVFLHDVDRRVEKMFAEEFLCRKNLVKAVGRLWHFEIPAANVSQSGGWFC from the coding sequence atgaagagacCCCAATTTACTCCGGAAAAATCCTGTCTACTCGCAGTGGCTTTATCCGGTCTGATCATCGGTGCGTTTCTCTTTTCAAACTTAATCCGGTCGGTTGATAACATCTCTTCCTTCGGCCTCTGCTCCTTGGCTTCGGCCAAAGCCCGCGCCGCCGCGGATTACGACGCTACACCAACTCAACTCCAATCTATCCTTCACTATGCAACGTCAAAGATCGTCCCACAACAATCTTTGGCCGAAATCTCAGTCACTTTCGATGTCCTCAAGACGCGCTCACCTTGTAACTTCCTTGTATTTGGTCTCGGTTTTGATTCTCTCATGTGGACATCATTAAATCCACATGGCACTACTTTATTTCTCGAAGAAGATCCCAAATGGGTTCAGACAATCGTCCGAAAAGCCCCAACGTTAAATGCGCATACGGTTCAGTACCGGACGCAACTACAAGAAGCCAACAACCTCCTGAAAACGTACCGGTCTGAACCGTTGTGTTCGCCAGGTAAAGCGTACTTGCGCGGCAATTACAAGTGCAAGCTAGCACTGACTGGATTGCCCGACGAAGTTTATGATAAGGAATGGGATTTGATAATGATTGATGCGCCAAGAGGGTACTTCCCGGAAGCACCAGGGAGGATGGCGGCGATATTTTCAGCGGTGGTGATGGCCAGGGGGAGGAAAGGATCAGGAGTGACACATGTGTTTTTGCATGATGTGGATCGGAGAGTGGAGAAAATGTTTGCGGAGGAGTTTTTGTGCAGGAAGAATTTGGTTAAGGCTGTTGGGAGGCTATGGCATTTTGAGATACCAGCTGCTAATGTGAGCCAGAGTGGTGGCTGGTTTTGCTAA
- the LOC133700890 gene encoding alpha-ketoglutarate-dependent dioxygenase alkB: MYGSDKAVTDDTDRTEFRKTEKKYKLYYDQNSKRKKQPKQVDLSEVLDFKSFLDSYHQNGELPPEIEVVDCRFDRPVFGLESRPGFYFIPGALSVDEQCRWIRESLMSFPQPPNRTNHNAIYGPISDLFIAAKERKVLVEDENMPARSDSASNGCVGNGDTRRWSFCEEDSVLLRGKSCKPVSAFVLLRKLRWSTLGLQFDWSKRNYNVSLPHNKIPDGLCQLAKKLAAPAMPVGEEFHPEAAIVNYFASGDTLGGHLDDMEADWSKPIVSMSLGCKAIFLLGGKSREDPPLAMFLRSGDVVLMAGEARECFHGVPRIFTDKENAEITALELHFCDENDILEYIRTSRININIRQVF; encoded by the exons ATGTACGGCTCCGATAAAGCCGTTACCGACGACACAGATCGAACGGAATTcagaaaaacagagaagaagtACAAACTTTACTACGATCAAAATTCTAAAAG GAAAAAGCAACCAAAACAAGTCGACTTATCAGAGGTTTTAGATTTCAAGTCATTTTTGGATTCTTATCATCAAAACGGTGAACTTCCTCCTGAAATTGAGGTTGTTGATTGCCGTTTTGATCGGCCCGTCTTCGGCTTGGAAAGTCGGCCTG GTTTTTATTTCATTCCGGGAGCATTGAGTGTTGATGAACAATGCCGATGGATAAGGGAGAGCTTAATGAGCTTCCCTCAGCCTCCTAATAGAACGAATCACAATGCAATCTATGGGCCCATAAGTGACCTGTTTATTGCTGCGAAAGAGAGGAAAGTGTTGGTTGAGGATGAAAATATGCCTGCTAGATCGGACTCTGCGTCAAATGGTTGTGTTGGCAATGGAGATACTCGTAGATGGAGTTTTTGCGAGGAAGATAGTGTTCTGTTAAGAGGGAAGTCTTGTAAGCCTGTTTCAGCTTTCGTCTTATTGCGGAAGTTGCGGTGGAGTACCCTTGGACTGCAATTTGATTGGTCTAAG CGTAACTACAATGTATCTCTTCCACATAACAAGATCCCTGATGGACTCTGTCAGTTGGCTAAAAAATTGGCTGCTCCTGCAATGCCTGTGGGAGAAGAATTCCACCCAGAAGCTGCAATAGTAAACTATTTTGCATCAG GAGATACACTTGGGGGCCACTTGGATGACATGGAAGCTGACTGGAGTAAACCTATTGTAAGCATGAG TTTGGGTTGCAAGGCTATTTTCCTTTTGGGAGGAAAATCTAGAGAAGATCCACCTTTAGCAATGTTTCTCCGAAGTGGTGATGTGGTTCTCATGGCTGGAGAAGCACGAGAATGCTTTCATG GTGTGCCTCGGATCTTCACTGACAAAGAAAATGCTGAAATCACAGCCCTTGAATTGCATTTCTGTGATGAGAATGATATCTTAGAATACATCAGAACCTCGAGAATCAACATTAACATCAGACAAGTGTTTTGA
- the LOC133700716 gene encoding uncharacterized protein LOC133700716 isoform X2: protein MVCRSVLRSVLTTEAWMMMMMIPPLHPNRAIIYSFSPARTVGFSSSKTTSIRAPESHYFGRTKPALVNCFSSYNNEGDEDQEPPQEAVLKAISEVSKTQARVGQTTNVVIGGTVADDSTDEWLALDKKVNSYPTVRGFTAIGTGGDDFVRAMVIAVESAIQQPIPEGQVRQKVSSRGKYVSVNIGPVQVVSSEQVQAVYNAMRRDDRMKYFL, encoded by the exons atggtgtgCAGGAGTGTGTTGCGTTCCGTTTTGACAACAGAAGcatggatgatgatgatgatgataccaccTCTCCATCCAAACCGAGCCATCATCTATTCTTTCTCACCAGCAAGAACCGTTGGATTTTCAAGCAGTAAAACAACAAGCATTAGGGCTCCAGAGTCTCATTACTTTGGAAGAACAAAACCAGCTCTTGTTAATTGTTTCAGCTCTTATAACAATGAAGGCGACGAGGATCAAGAACCCCCTCAAGAAGCTGTGCTTAAAGCTATTTCTG AGGTGTCAAAGACACAAGCGAGGGTTGGACAAACCACAAATGTTGTTATTGGCGGTACGGTAGCAGATGATTCCACTGATGAATGGCTTGCTTTGGATAAGAAG GTAAACTCGTATCCAACAGTTAGAGGATTTACTGCAATTGGTACAGGAGGTGATGATTTTGTGCGAGCTATGGTTATTGCTGTTGAATCTGCAATTCAACAACCAATCCCTGAG GGTCAAGTGAGGCAGAAAGTATCTTCGAGGGGCAAATATGTGTCAGTCAACATTGGTCCTGTTCAAGTTGTATCTAGCGAGCAG GTTCAAGCTGTATACAACGCCATGAGAAGAGATGATCGCATGAAGTACTTTTTGTAG
- the LOC133701211 gene encoding non-specific lipid transfer protein GPI-anchored 1-like yields the protein MRSQSLFFLGVLLLFASSASLFRAVNGDGVTEECSSDFQKVMGCLSYATGKANTPSKDCCLSVQNIKESDPKCLCFIMQQTSNGGAQIKNLGIQEAKLLQLPTACQLQNASLSFCPKLLGISPSSPDAAIFTNASTTATPAASTSTGTSQSEKAGDSSGFQHRPHLAGLFMIVAAIFVFASPAGSASMFQFYG from the exons ATGAGAAGCCAGtccctttttttcttgggtGTTTTGTTGCTCTTTGCTTCCAGTGCTTCTCTTTTTAGGGCTGTTAACGGGGATGGTGTGACGGAGGAGTGTAGCAGTGACTTCCAAAAAGTAATGGGTTGCCTGAGCTATGCTACTGGGAAAGCGAACACGCCCTCAAAAGACTGTTGCCTTTCAGTGCAGAATATTAAAGAAAGTGACCCTAAATGCTTGTGTTTCATCATGCAACAAACAAGTAATGGTGGTGCACAGATCAAGAACTTGGGTATCCAGGAGGCTAAGTTGCTCCAGCTCCCTACTGCTTGCCAGTTGCAGAATGCTAGTCTTAGTTTCTGCCCTA AGCTTCTAGGCATATCTCCTAGCTCTCCAGACGCTGCCATCTTCACAAATGCTTCAACAACAGCAACTCCTgctgcatcaacatcaacagGAACATCACAGTCAGAGAAAGCAGGTGACTCCAGTGGATTCCAGCATAGACCTCACCTTGCAGGTCTTTTCATGATTGTTGCTGCCATCTTCGTATTTGCTTCCCCTGCCGGGTCGGCCTCCATGTTCCAGTTTTATGGGTGA